Proteins from one Panicum virgatum strain AP13 chromosome 7K, P.virgatum_v5, whole genome shotgun sequence genomic window:
- the LOC120640673 gene encoding WD repeat and HMG-box DNA-binding protein 1-like — protein MKGRAVKLREAHKSGSPALCSAAWGPCGRHVVTASAADTAVLVHDAAALLAGGRVSGLAPLATMRLHKDGVTAVAVAPGPGGSLASGSIDHSVKFYTFPEGEFLSNVARFTLPIRSLSFNKKGTLLAAAGDDDGIKLIATIDNTISKVLKGHKGSVTGLDFDPRNDYLASVDSFGTVIYWDLCTGNVARTLTRVAPTFHSDNSVRNVLCWSPDGQTLAVPGLRNNVVLYDRDTGEEVSTLKGDHEQPVCSLCWSPNGRYLASAGLDRQVLVWDVKSKQDIERQKFDERICCLAWKPDGNSLLMIDVMGRFGIWESVIPSTMKSPTEGIPDFKSTKVSLFDDDDDIDDDDEKPCTSGGLEDDIDESLCDSTLFSHKRLKRKSAFNGDSEDEDLIHQLESSKRMKDKHKDTKEDAGKARGDSATSGRLVNERMQAAFQPGSTPPQPGMRNFLAYNMLGSITTIENEGHSHVEVDFHDTGRGPRVPSMTDYFGFTMAALNESGSVFANPCKGDKNMSTLMYRPFDSWAGNSEWSMRFEGEEVKAVALGAGWVAAVTSLNFLRIFTEGGLQVHILSVSGPVVTAAGHGDQLAIVSHASDCLPSGDQVLDVKVFNISERAQTFSGRLLLTPSSQLSWFGFSDNGQLSSYDSKGILRVFSSQFGGSWLPVFSSVKARKSEDESHWVVGLDANNVFCILCKQPQSYPQVMPKPVLTILELSFPIASSDLGANSLENEFMMRKLHLSQTRNKIDEMAALGLDTTAYDDEEFNLEAGLDRCILRLISSCCSGDKLIRATEFAKLLTLEKSMKGALTLVTRLKLPMLQEKFSAILEERMLNDRKIAEAASFCSNATITRNPAVLTTHATVPTKFVQNGNSSLESSLPIQSLGNQESSLIELKKPEGEQARGINKSSLKVSPAFTPLAKVPKSNETKKDSIGASNASVVDQNKKGGIDGAKKMSTEDCDRTEPQRPINPFSKSSASKEHSPSLLDSIKRMKVETEKVEKPSSKVKVQVQKK, from the exons ATGAAAGGGCGCGCGGTGAAGCTCCGTGAGGCGCACAAGTCAGGCTCGCCGgctctctgctccgccgcgtggGGCCCCTGCGGGCGACATGTCGTCACCGCGTCCGCCGCCGACACCGCCGTCCTGGTCCACGACGCCGCCGcgttgctcgccggcggccgtgtCTCGGGTTTGGCGCCGTTGGCCACGATGCGGCTCCACAAGGACGGCGTCACTGCTGTCGCGGTCGCGCCGGGCCCCGGAGGCTCGCTGGCATCCGGATCCATCGACCACTCCGTCAAGTTCTACACCTTTCCAG AGGGAGAATTCTTGAGCAATGTCGCCCGATTCACCCTTCCTATCCGGTCACTTTCGTTCAACAAGAAGGGGACCCTGCTGGCGGCCGCAGGCGACGACGATGGCATCAAGCTGATTGCGACAATCGACAACACCatctccaaggtgctcaaaGGCCATAAGGGCTCCGTCACCGGGCTGGATTTCGACCCCAGGAACGATTACCTGGCTTCTGTGGACAGCTTCGGCACTGTCATTTATTGGGATCTTTGCACCGGCAATGTGGCCCGTACCTTAACCCGCGTCGCTCCCACATTCCATTCGGATAATTCGGTCAGGAATGTCCTGTGTTGGAGCCCTGATGGGCAGACCCTTGCTGTTCCCGGGTTGAGGAACAATGTGGTGCTGTATGATAGGGACACGGGCGAGGAGGTGTCCACACTGAAAGGAGATCATGAGCAGCCAGTGTGCAGCCTATGCTGGTCTCCTAATGGGAGATACCTGGCCAGTGCTGGCCTGGATAGGCAGGTGCTCGTCTGGGATGTGAAGtcaaagcaggacattgagagacAGAAGTTTGATGAGAGGATATGCTGCTTGGCCTGGAAACCAGATGGAAATTCTTTACTTATGATTGATGTCATGGGCAGGTTTGGCATTTGGGAATCAGTCATACCTTCAACTATGAAGTCACCTACTGAGGGTATACCAGACTTCAAGTCCACTAAAGTTTCTttgtttgatgatgatgatgacattgatgatgatgatgagaagCCGTGTACCTCTGGTGGCTTGGAGGATGATATTGATGAAAGTCTTTGTGAttcaactcttttcagccaCAAGAGACTGAAGAGGAAGTCCGCATTTAATGGAGACAGTGAAGATGAGGATTTAATTCATCAATTGGAATCATCCAAAAGAATGAAAGATAAGCATAAAGATACAAAGGAAGATGCTGGGAAGGCAAGAGGTGATTCTGCAACTTCAGGGAGGCTTGTTAATGAAAGAATGCAAGCTGCCTTCCAGCCTGGATCAACACCGCCTCAGCCTGGCATGCGAAATTTCCTCGCCTACAATATGCTGGGTAGTATCACTACCATTGAAAATGAGGGGCATTCGCATGTAGAG GTTGACTTTCATGACACAGGAAGGGGCCCTAGAGTTCCTTCCATGACGGACTATTTTGGTTTCACAATGGCTGCACTGAACGAATCAGGAAGTGTCTTTGCAAATCCATGCAAAGGTGACAAGAATATGAGCACTCTAATGTACCGCCCTTTTGATAGCTGGGCTGGTAACAGTGAG TGGTCAATGAGATTTGAGGGAGAAGAAGTGAAGGCTGTGGCTCTTGGTGCTGGGTGGGTTGCTGCAGTCACAAGCCTAAATTTTTTGCGCATTTTCACAGAAGGAGGCTTGCAG GTGCATATCCTATCAGTTAGTGGCCCAGTTGTTACGGCAGCAGGTCATGGGGATCAGCTAGCTATTGTATCTCATGCTTCCGATTGTCTGCCCTCAGGAGATCAG GTGCTGGATGTTAAGGTATTCAACATATCTGAAAGAGCACAAACATTTTCTGGCCGCCTTCTTTTGACTCCATCGTCCCAATTATCCTGGTTTGGATTCAGTGATAATGGTCAACTTAGTTCATATGATTCCAAG GGAATACTAAGGGTCTTTTCCAGTCAGTTTGGCGGAAGTTGGCTTCCAGTATTTAG TTCGGTCAAGGCAAGAAAATCTGAAGATGAAAGCCATTGGGTGGTAGGTCTGGATGCTAATAATGTATTTTGCATTCTATGCAAACAACCTCAGTCTTACCCACAG GTGATGCCCAAGCCTGTGCTAACCATACTCGAGCTGTCATTTCCCATTGCTTCATCTGACCTTGGTGCTAATAGTTTGGAAAATGAGTTCATGATGAGGAAGCTACATCTGTCACAG ACTCGAAACAAGATTGATGAAATGGCTGCATTGGGTCTGGACACAACTGCATATGACGATGAAGAATTCAACTTGGAGGCAGGACTTGACCGGTGCATTTTGAGGCTCATATCTAGCTGCTGCAGTG GTGATAAGCTTATTCGAGCTACTGAGTTTGCAAAATTATTGACACTAGAGAAGTCAATGAAGGGAGCACTAACACTAGTTACGCGCTTGAAACTTCCCATGCTGCAAGAGAAGTTCAGCGCCATActtgag GAGAGGATGTTAAACGATAGAAAAATAGCTGAGGCAGCAAGTTTTTGCTCCAATGCTACAATCACAAGGAACCCAGCAGTGTTGACCACTCACGCAACTGTACCAACTAAGTTTGTGCAAAATGGAAACAGTTCATTGGAATCTTCATTACCCATTCAGAGTCTTGGCAATCAAGAAAGCAGTTTGATTGAACTAAAGAAGCCAGAAGGAGAACAGGCGAGAGGAATTAACAAAAGCTCCCTTAAAGTTTCACCTGCCTTTACTCCATTGGCCAAAGTACCCAAAAGTAATGAAACAAAGAAAGACAGCATTGGAGCATCAAATGCATCTGTAGTCGATCAGAACAAAAAAGGAGGCATTGATGGGGCAAAAAAGATGAGCACTGAAGACTGCGATCGAACAGAGCCTCAGCGACCAATTAACCCTTTTTCAAAATCATCAGCCAGCAAAGAGCACTCACCATCCCTATTGGATTCCATAAAAAGGATGAAGGTTGAAACTGAAAAGGTTGAAAAACCTAGTAGCAAGGTGAAAGTGCAGGTTCAAAAAAAATAA
- the LOC120640063 gene encoding putative F-box protein At1g50870 — protein MGDPGTRRRGHRPRRRRRPSSWPLLPDHLVEDIFTRLPPKSVAVSRCVSPSWNRLISSPAFGRLYHKAKAAEAASDPARFVSVPVNPHQHRHQRATKVWLESDVMPKDSACVECPRVFAGAGMPCHGVVLAGRPCRGEFFVCNPSTGGVLLLPPRRPPWYFYSAGLGYDAGAGKHKAVLLERVGGLPPVPKRWEIPRLQCNVVTVGARQWRWRAPRGRRTPIICEGSLVSDTTDPLFADGRLHWMLTERAADGAQGDLDGILAFVLGNESFKRIPLPPLALPSADHPPGYPPPLGATLAELDGRLCLLQDLRRRKHGVALFDLWMLRDLTSGSWSLDRRIDLKPHVDKELMLPLHVSVLCYVGGEIPAKSKKKILLATTMGRVYLYDQDTGELHTVAKNKGCAKQYMRLVLYQDCIVQFDGMEYGKEDIKFKLVTEESNSEPGVAFHSEV, from the coding sequence ATGGGCGACCCCGGAACAAGGAGGAGGGGGcatcggccacggcggcgccggcgcccgtcCTCTTGGCCCCTCCTGCCGGACCACCTCGTGGAGGACATCTTCACGCGGCTGCCGCCCAAGTCCGTCGCCGTGTCCCGCTGCGTCTCCCCGTCCTGGAACCGCCTCATCTCCTCGCCCGCCTTCGGGCGCCTCTACCACAAGGCcaaggcggcggaggcggcgtccgATCCGGCCAGGTTCGTCTCCGTCCCGGTGAACCCACACCAGCACCGGCACCAGCGCGCCACCAAGGTCTGGCTCGAGAGTGACGTGATGCCCAAGGATTCTGCGTGCGTGGAGTGCCCCAGGGtgttcgccggcgccggcatgcCGTGCCACGGCGTGGTGCTCGCCGGCAGGCCGTGCCGGGGGGAGTTCTTCGTGTGCAATCCCTCCACCGGCGGCGTGCTGCtcctcccgccgcgccgcccgccgtggtaCTTCTACAGCGCCGGCCTCGGCTACGACGCGGGCGCCGGGAAGCACAAGGCCGTGCTGCTCGAGCGCGTCGGCGGCCTGCCGCCGGTGCCCAAGCGCTGGGAGATCCCGAGGCTCCAGTGCAACGTGGTCACCGTCGGCGCCCGCCAGTGGCGCTGGCGGGCGCCGCGAGGCCGGAGGACGCCCATCATCTGCGAAGGCTCGCTGGTGTCGGACACGACGGACCCGCTGTTCGCCGACGGGCGCCTCCACTGGATGCTCACGGAGCGGGCTGCAGACGGCGCCCAAGGTGACCTCGACGGCATCCTCGCTTTCGTCCTCGGCAACGAGTCCTTCAAGCGCATCCCGCTGCCGCCTCTTGCACTGCCGTCGGCTGACCACCCGCCAGGTTATCCGCCGCCATTGGGTGCGACTCTAGCCGAGCTCGACGGCCGCCTCTGCTTGCTGCAAGACCTCCGTCGCCGCAAACACGGTGTCGCTTTGTTCGATCTTTGGATGCTCCGGGACTTGACGTCCGGGTCCTGGTCGCTGGATCGCCGCATTGATCTGAAGCCCCATGTAGACAAGGAACTGATGCTGCCATTGCACGTTTCCGTGCTCTGCTATGTCGGTGGTGAGATCCCCGCCAAGAGTAAGAAGAAGATACTTCTTGCGACCACCATGGGGAGGGTATACTTGTATGATCAAGACACCGGAGAGCTGCACACCGTGGCCAAGAATAAGGGCTGCGCAAAACAGTACATGCGCCTTGTGCTTTACCAGGACTGCATTGTCCAATTTGATGGCATGGAGTATGGCAAAGAAGACATCAAGTTCAAGCTTGTCACGGAGGAAAGCAACTCTGAACCTGGTGTGGCGTTCCATTCAGAGGTTTAA